CTTTATAACAAAACATTAAACTTTCAAAAATAAATAAACAATTACAAAAATACCTATACAAGAAAAATAATAAATTTGAACTACCCTTAGAAACAAGGAGAGTATTATGATTAAATATACAAATTATTTGATATTTTGTAGTCTATTACTACTTTGCTGTTGCAAAGAAATAACAAAATCTACAAGACCCTCAAAAGATCTAACTAAAAAAAAGCCAGAAACTACAACAACACAAAAAACAGCTGAAGAAACATTAAGAAAAAATTTAACTGAAGAAGAGCAAGTAAACTTAGATTTCTTAAAAGAAAGTTTAAACAATAAAGAAAAGTTTAATAAGTTTTTATTATTTGCTCAACCTAAGATTAAAGAAGCTTTGGCTCACATAAAGACTCAACTTGAACGTTGCAAAAACAATAACGATGGTAAAGAAGGATTTAAAAATGCGGTACAAGCCTACTTTACTACAATGGATGACAATGAACTAGCTAATTTTAAAGATAGTGTGACGAGTACTTGTTAACGAAAGTTAAAAAATATTCAAAAAAACCTATTACATTGAAAAATATTGTAAAATGTCAAAAACATAATTCACATAATTTCATTTATTAAATTAGCAATTTAAAAAAAGTAAATAAAACTTTATGACAAACTAACAATTTTTATAAAATCAACAA
The DNA window shown above is from Borrelia hispanica CRI and carries:
- a CDS encoding Mlp family lipoprotein — encoded protein: MIKYTNYLIFCSLLLLCCCKEITKSTRPSKDLTKKKPETTTTQKTAEETLRKNLTEEEQVNLDFLKESLNNKEKFNKFLLFAQPKIKEALAHIKTQLERCKNNNDGKEGFKNAVQAYFTTMDDNELANFKDSVTSTC